The sequence CAGAAAGATTCAATCCTTGAGAAACCTCTTCCGAATGAGTTGTATGGTTCGGTTCTATCATAGGATTTTCTTTTTTAACCAATTGCATTCCGCATATGGGGCACTCACCCGGATGATCCATCTCAATTTGCGGGTGCATGGGGCATGTATAAATCTCTTTATGTTTGTGGTCCTCTTTCACACAAGAGATAACAAAGAATATAAATACAAGACCTGTGATTACGATTCGATTCATTTTAATTTTCATATTCTCCGCCTTCGGGGATCAAATGATTGGTTAGTTGCAACAGTTTCACTACAGAAACCCATCTTCTATATTCGATTTGGTGCAATTGTGACTGCATCTCTAACGAATCAGCAATGAGTTCGTAACTTTCTCCCAAAACACTTTCTCCTTTCGAATACGAAGAAAGGGAAGATTTGATATTTTTTTGTAAGCTAGGGAGTAATTGGTTTTTAAAATTTTCTAATCGCTGCTGATTTCCCTTCCATACTTCTAATGTCGATTGGTATTCAGACTTTAAACGAATTCTCTCTTTTTCTTTCTCCTTCTGTAACCTTTCGATTCTAAACGAATTGGATTGATTGAGTTCACTTACTTTTGCCAAAGACCATACAGGAACTCGAACGGTAACACCAGCACTCCATAAATCTCCAGAGAATTCTGGATTATCCATGATAGAAATATTAAGTGGTCCACTATCTAAGAGGAAGGGTTTTCGTCTACGCTGCATGTAACTCACAAAAATCTCAAAATCTGGGAGATGTAAAATTTCATCTTTTTTTGATTCTTGGATGGCCTTCGATTGATTGGTCTCTGCAAATTGGATCAAAGGGAGGTTTGACAAGGATTGAGCAGATAAATCATTTTCTAATGACCTTTCTTTCGCAGAAAGGTACTGAATGATTTCTTCTTCTGCAATTGGGGTAAGTCCGACATGACCTTCAAAGAATCCTAGCGATTCTTTTAGTTCTCTTATAGCAGTATTTTTTTCAATGATCCTATCCTTTATTTTCTCAAGGGTATTTTTTGTTTTTAGAATACTAGATAAATTGGATTTGTCGGCGATGTATTGCGTCTGTTCTAGTTTTCCTTTTGTGATAAGCTCCTTTTCAATCTTTGTCAGGTCGACTAACTCCTTCTCTAAGGCGGCTCGCGATAACACTAATTCAAAATACGTTTT comes from Leptospira bandrabouensis and encodes:
- a CDS encoding TolC family protein, with protein sequence MRTYYINTLKYTIILYHFFILPVYAETNVTTIDKKINTILRVHPEVSLKFLEAKEKEFRSKHADVYPDPKIGFAYRSYPNRSGFNTDRSNPDTPGMTGKEYSISQEIPFPGKLNLEKQILKSESELDYWSGVWLQNEFIKTYFELVLSRAALEKELVDLTKIEKELITKGKLEQTQYIADKSNLSSILKTKNTLEKIKDRIIEKNTAIRELKESLGFFEGHVGLTPIAEEEIIQYLSAKERSLENDLSAQSLSNLPLIQFAETNQSKAIQESKKDEILHLPDFEIFVSYMQRRRKPFLLDSGPLNISIMDNPEFSGDLWSAGVTVRVPVWSLAKVSELNQSNSFRIERLQKEKEKERIRLKSEYQSTLEVWKGNQQRLENFKNQLLPSLQKNIKSSLSSYSKGESVLGESYELIADSLEMQSQLHQIEYRRWVSVVKLLQLTNHLIPEGGEYEN